Proteins from a single region of Carassius gibelio isolate Cgi1373 ecotype wild population from Czech Republic chromosome A5, carGib1.2-hapl.c, whole genome shotgun sequence:
- the LOC127987913 gene encoding C-X-C motif chemokine 11-1, with translation MHQAVLTLLCALVFGVTLTHSAGQAGALSQRCFCRGRPLIAVKSRWIHAVELFPPSPSCSKMEIILTVTGKGKGKGKEVNKKLKVCLDPNKRQGQSFLKGKWKQNKNKKKTRGRKEKIINV, from the exons ATGCATCAGGCTGTTCTCACACTGCTGTGCGCTCTGGTGTTTGGAGTGACTCTTACACACTCTGCAG GGCAAGCAGGGGCGCTATCACAACGCTGTTTCTGCAGAGGCAGACCGCTGATAGCAGTGAAGTCCAGATGGATTCATGCAGTTGAATTGTTCCCTCCAAGTCCCTCTTGCTCAAAGATGGAGATTAT ATTGACTGTGACTGGAAAAGGAAAGGGTAAAGGAAAGGAGGTGAACAAAAAGTTAAAGGTGTGTTTGGATCCAAATAAGAGGCAAGGACAGAGTTTTCTGAAGGGCAAATG gaagcaaaacaaaaacaaaaaaaagaccagaggaagaaaagagaagattataaatgtctaa
- the LOC127987931 gene encoding C-X-C motif chemokine 11-6, whose translation MKTVAVLVFLACLLATEVQGQNKFHRGRCFCADKGVDVVLLKNIEKFEIIPASPSCGKQEIIVTLKSAERKCMNPESKLTQNLIKRALGKMARQ comes from the exons atgaagaCTGTCGCAGTTTTAGTTTTTCTTGCCTGTCTGCTTGCAACAGAAGTACAAG GGCAGAACAAGTTTCACAGAGGCAGGTGCTTCTGTGCTGACAAAGGAGTGGATGTGGTTTTACTGAAGAACATTGAGAAGTTTGAAATCATCCCTGCAAGTCCATCTTGTGGAAAACAGGAGATTAT TGTCACTCTTAAAAGCGCAGAACGGAAATGCATGAATCCAGAGTCTAAACTCACCCAGAATTTAATCAAGAGGGCTCTTGGAAAGAT GGCCCGCCAGTAG
- the LOC128000663 gene encoding C-X-C motif chemokine 11-6, with translation MKIITAVVILGCLLVVEVKGQARAPKGRCFCAGKGVKMVPPKLIEKVEIIPPSPSCKSQEIVVTLKNSTEQKCLNPESKFTQNYIMKAVEKRSLQK, from the exons ATGAAAATCATTACAGCTGTGGTTATTCTAGGCTGCCTGCTTGTTGTAGAGGTGAAAG GCCAGGCTAGAGCTCCAAAGGGCAGGTGTTTTTGTGCTGGAAAAGGTGTGAAAATGGTTCCCCCAAAACTGATTGAGAAGGTTGAAATCATACCACCAAGTCCCTCTTGTAAATCCCAGGAGATTGT TGTTACTCTGAAAAATAGTACAGAGCAGAAATGCTTGAATCCAGAATCTAAATTCACACAGAACTACATAATGAAGGCTGTTGAAAAGAG gagcctgcagaagtgA
- the LOC127987924 gene encoding C-X-C motif chemokine 11-1, translating into MKTVATLLVLVSLAIFVIEGRPGIGIQRCLCHGAGLEAVRPKLIEKVEIHPVSPTCGHLEVVVTLKNGAGRRCLNPESRFTKYIIESLAKKTRSAQ; encoded by the exons ATGAAGACTGTAGCCACTCTACTTGTTTTGGTCAGTTTGGCCATTTTTGTTATTGaag GGAGGCCCGGGATTGGAATCCAAAGATGTTTATGTCATGGTGCTGGTCTCGAAGCGGTGAGGCCAAAGCTGATAGAGAAAGTCGAAATTCACCCTGTTAGTCCAACCTGTGGACATCTGGAAGTTGT TGTGACGCTGAAGAATGGTGCAGGACGAAGATGCTTGAACCCAGAGTCACGGTTCACCAAGTATATCATTGAGAGTCTTGCAAAAAAGACCCG gAGTGCTCAGTAA
- the LOC128000679 gene encoding C-X-C motif chemokine 11-6, whose protein sequence is MKTFAAFVLLVCLIAVGVKGQDRSSKGRCLCADKGANMVLVRNIEKVEIIPPNPSCSKQEIIVTLKNGAGRKCMNPESKFTKNVIIKAIEKRS, encoded by the exons ATGAAGACTTTTGCAGCTTTTGTTCTTCTCGTATGCCTGATCGCTGTAGGAGTGAAAG GACAGGACAGGTCTTCAAAGGGCAGGTGCCTGTGTGCAGACAAAGGTGCGAACATGGTTTTAGTGAGGAACATTGAGAAAGTTGAAATCATCCCTCCAAACCCATCTTGTAGCAAACAAGAGATTAT TGTGACTCTGAAGAATGGTGCAGGACGGAAATGCATGAATCCAGAGTccaaattcactaaaaatgtcatCATAAAGGCTATTGAAAAGAG GAGCTAA